The uncultured Cohaesibacter sp. genomic sequence GTGTTGGCTCCTGAACCCTTTAGGGTACTGAAGAGAAGAGGGTTGCAACGCTGTCTTGAAGACAAAAGGTCCCCCTTCCCATGCGCCAAGGGCTCATGAGACAACCAGTTTGCTTTTCTTGAGATCTGTGATGATGCCTGATTTGATCAGGTCGGCTGTTTTCTCAGGCACCACCGATGTTTGGAAATATCAGCTTTCTGTGATCAGGAAGCCATCAACGCCGCTTTGTATTGTCGCACGATGGCGTCAAAATCGCTGTCTGCGACGAACCCCAGTGATGTGGCTCGACTCACATCGAACGCCCCCGGCCAGCTGCAAACGATATCGATGATCCTTTGCTCGTTGGTCAGAGCCACCCGATCGCGTGCGTCCCGGCCACCAATTTTCTCGAGCGAAAGCAGCATTTCGCCAGCGGTCACCGTGATACCTGGCATGTCGAGAACCCGATTGAGGCCGAGCGCCCCAGTGTCGATCTCTCCGGCGTGGACAAGATTGGCAATGACAATATCGGGAGACGAGATCCAGAGTCGGGTGTCAAGTGGCACCGGACAGGCACTTTCCTCGCCATTCATAGGTTCACGGATAATGCCGGAAACAAAAGAAGATGCGGCAGAATTCGGCTTACCGGGACGAACCGTAATGGTCGGCAAACGACAGACCATGCCATCAACAAAACCCTTGCGGCTATATTCACCAACCAGCAACTCTCCGATTGCCTTTCCCACGCCATAAGACGACTGAGGCAGGCGCGCGAGG encodes the following:
- the denD gene encoding D-erythronate dehydrogenase; translated protein: MRIVVTGGAGFLGSRLIEALLGAKTSPDSIVCLDRVECPVKDARIQSMIGSIDDEKAIAAALGEGADRVYHLAAVLSGQSEEEFDTGLHINVDATRLLLEGCRALKTAPRFIYTSSLAVFGGPMPEVVPETLARLPQSSYGVGKAIGELLVGEYSRKGFVDGMVCRLPTITVRPGKPNSAASSFVSGIIREPMNGEESACPVPLDTRLWISSPDIVIANLVHAGEIDTGALGLNRVLDMPGITVTAGEMLLSLEKIGGRDARDRVALTNEQRIIDIVCSWPGAFDVSRATSLGFVADSDFDAIVRQYKAALMAS